TTACTTTTTAATCAATCGTTATTATCTGCAAAAATAAAGTCTATAAATAATAAGCTAAGAGTATGCTTCTCTTAGCTTATTTTGTTTCTTTATTCTTTTTTTACTTGCTTTACTACTTTATTATACTTCCTTAAGATTCCTTTTATCTTTTAGACTTATATTTATGGCTTGATTTTACATTATTTTAGAACTTAATAATAACTTATATTTCTTATTTTTACTTCTGAGTTGTGGTAGTGGCAGTACTAAGACTGAGGATCCTCAGAGTAGATTCTTAAAATCTATTATTAGTTTAAGTAATGACTTCTTAAATGTTTTTACTTCCTTTGCTGATATGCTTGGAGGGGTTTTAGGGTTTAATACTAATACTAAAAAGTCTGATGTTGGAGTTTACTTTAAAACTGTTCAGGATACTTTACAAGGCACTAAGGATAAGCTTAATAAAATTGTTGCTGACATGAAATCTGAAAATAATCCTAATGCAGAGGCTACTGATACCGCTGTAAAAGCTCTAATTACTAATACTCTTGATAAAATAATTGATGGTGCTAAAACCGCTAGTGAGGCTATTGGTACTACAGGTGATGAGTTACTTGGTAATATTTCTGATAAGGGTGCTGGTGATAATACTTCTCATGGTGCTGGTGCGAAGTCTGATAGTGTTGAAAATTTAATTAGGGGCGTCAAATCAATTGTAGACGTGGTACTTAAAGACAAAGGAAATGCTGAGGCTGGTACTGATAAAAAAGCTGAAGATGGTAATACCGCTAGGACTAATGGAAATGCTGCTGATGGTGAAGCAACTAAATTATTTGTTGGTGCTGGTAATGCTGATAATGCAAAGAAATCAGCTGCTGATGCTGCTAAAGCTGTTGGGGCTGTGACTGGGGCTGACATTTTAAAAGCTATGGTTAAAGATGATGGTGATACTGCTAAATTAGCTAAGAATAATGTTGCAGCTGTTAACGCTACTGGCAGACCTAAAGATGCGGTTATTGCAGGGGCTATAGCTTTAAGAGCTATGGCTAAGGGTGGTAAATTTGCTAACGGTAATGCTGCTAATGATATTTCAACTGCAGTTAAAGGAATCGCTATAAGTGCAGTAACTAAAGCATTAAATGCATTAACAATAGCAATAAGAAATACTATTGATTTGGGTCTTAAAACAGTTAAAGATGCTATTAAATTTAATACTACTGATACTACTGTAACTACTGATAATCAGACCTCTGAAACTAAGAAGAACTAATAGTCAGTACTAAAGAGTATTTAATAACAATATACATAACTAAATAAAGTCATTTGAGGAAAACTCTTCTCTTCATGAGAATTGTTTTCCTTTTAGATATATCTTGTAATAATTCAGGTCTAAATAATATTGATAGCAATCCTTTAACAACAGATTGATGGTAAGACTGCATTTGAGCTTTTTGATAAACTAAAGAAAATAGACTGGACGCTTTATATTAGAGTTAGGGACCCTCTTAAAGCACATTTTACTAACTATAAAGTTTCTATAATACTTAAGATATTATATAATGATTATATAAGGAGATTTTATGCAAGATTCATCACTACATTCTGTTGTTAATACACAAATTTTTAATGGGCATATTACAGAGGAGATTATATATCAAGAATTTGTAAAAATGGGTATGCAAGATTTTGTTGCAAATGATCTCTCTAAAAGATATTATCGTAATGAACTGACTTATAAAGATATTGAGTATTTAGAGACTACTTTTACCTTAAGCTTGAAAAAGTTGAAACACTATTACAAGCTGAAATTAAATCTGTAGAGTCAAGCTTACAAGCTGAGATTCAAAGGGTTGAGACAAACTTAAGATCTGATATTAGAGAGCTGGATACCAAAATCGATACTGTTGAGAATAATCTTAATACTAAGATTGATACTAAATTTAATGAACTCGATAATAAGATTGATAATGTTAGAAATGAGGTTTTTCTTGTTAGAAGAGATATGGAAATTAATAGGGTGGAGCTTGATAATAAACTTGATAAAGCTACATCAGAATTTAAGAGTTCATCAAGACTTCATGGTTGGATGTTTGGAACCCTTATTACCCTTAATATAGGAATTTTCTTAGCATTAATATCCATAGTCTATTCATTATTGAATAAGTAAGTTTAAGTTAAGTAAACCCTTTCTTTGATTATATATCAAACCCTTTCTTTGATTATATATCAGTTATTTTTTATTACAACAATCAATCAATTTTATTAATCGTTGAATCACACACAGCCTCTGCGATGTTAAACCCCCTGAGTAATAAGGAGGCACGTGATAATGAAAAGAATTACTTTTTGTGCGTTATTGATGACTTTATTTTTACTTCTTAGTTGTGGTAGTGGTAGTGCTAAGGTGGAAGATCCTAAAACCACATTCTTATCTTCTATTGCTAATTTAGGTAAAGGGTTCTTAGATGTTTTTACTTCTCTTTCTGATATGGTTTCTGGGGCTTTTGGTATTAAAGCAGATACTAAAAAATCTGATATTGGTAAGTATTTCACTTCTATTGAAACTACTATGAACACAGTTAAAAAGAAATTACAAGAGGAAGTTGCTAATAATGGTAATTACTCAAAAATTAAGACAGTTGTTGATACGTTTATCACTAACACATTAGACAAAATTGCTGCAGGAGCTAAGGAAGCTGCTAAAGGAGCTACTGGTGATGCTATAGGAAATGCTACCTCAGCTGGACATGGAGCTACTCCTGCTAGCAAGGATTCAGTTGTTTCACTAGTTAAAGGGATTAAGACTATTGTTGAAGTGGTATTAAAAAATAATGAAGGGAGTGCAGAGGCTACTAAAACTGCAGAAGATGATAAAAAGGATATTGGTAATCTTTTTATTAATGATGCAGGTAAGGCTGATGCCAAAGAAGAAAATATTGCAAAGGCATCAGCAAGTATTGGTTCAGTGACTGGTGCTGACATATTACAAGCTATTGTTAAATCCAAAGAAGATCCTAAAGCTAATAATACTGATGGAATTGAAAAAGCTACAGATGCAGCAGAGATTGCGATTGCTCCCGCTGTTGCTAACAAGAAAGAAATTAAAGAGGCTTCAGCAAAGAAAGACGCGATTATTGCAGCGGGGATTGCTTTAAGAGCTATGGCTAAAGATGGTAAATTTGCTGCTAAGGATGAAGAGAAGTCTGCTAATGCGGTTAATGGTGTTGCTGCTAATGCTGTTGGTAAGACTTTAAGTACTCTTATTATTGCTATTAGAAATACTGTTGATAGTGGATTAAAGACAATTAGTGAAGCACTAGCATCCGTTACACAAGAAGATAAATCTCTAGATTCTACTACACCCGCAGAATCAACAACTAGTGGACAACAATAATAAATAATTATCAATAAACATAACTAAATAAAGTCATTTGAGGAAAACTTTTCTCTCTTTATGAGAATTGTTTTCCTTTTGTTTATATCTTGCCCCTCTCTTGCCTTCCTGAGTTGAGTAAAAAATGAGGCACGTGATAATGAAAAGAATTACTTTAAGTGCGTTATTAATGACTTTATTTTTACTTATGTCTTGTAATAATTCAGGGACTTCTCCTAAAGATGGACAAGCGGCTAAGTCTGATGGAACAATCCTTGACTTAGCTACAATAACTAAAAACATAACAGAGGCTGTTGCTTTTGCTAAGAGTGTTACAGAAATTCATACTTTAGTTAAGTCTATTGATGACCTTGCTAAGGCTATTGGTAAGAAAATTAAAGATGGTGATGAACTTGATATTGAGGCTGCTGTGAATGAATCTTTAGTTGCAGGAGCATTTCAAGTAATATTGACTGTAGAAACTAAATTGAAATTATTGGAAGGACCATCAGCTAAAATCCCAGATGCATGTAAGAAAAAGGTTACTGAGGCTAAGACTAAAAGTAGAGAGTTTTTAGGCAAATTGAGAGGGGCCACAGCTACTCTTGGTAAAAAAGGCGTTGCTGATAATGATGCAAAAGCAGCTATAGATAGAATAGGTACATCTAATGGAGATAAAGGTGTTGCAGAACTTATTGCCTTGAACACAGCAGTTGATGCTTTGTTAACAGCTGCTAATGATGCAGTAACAGCTGCTATTAATGCTCTTACAACTCCTGCTAAACCTTAATTAAGAGATAAATTGTTATTATAAGATTACTTTTTAATCAATCGTAATTATCTGATAAAATAAAGTCTATAAATAATAAGCTAGGAGTTTGCTTCTCTTAGCTTATTTTGTTTCTTTATTCTATATTTACTTGCTTTACTTCTTTATTAGACTTCTTTAAATTTCTTATGATTTCTTTTATCTTTTAGACTTATATTTATGCCTTGATTTTACCTTATTTTATCACTTAATTAAATCTTATATTGCTTATTTTTACTTCTTAGCTGTGGAAGTGGCAGTACTAAGTCTGAGGATCCTCAGAGTAGATTCTTAAAATCTATTATTAGTTTAAGTAATGACTTCTTAAATGTTTTTACTTCACTTTCTGATATGGTTGGAGGGGTTTTAGGGTTTAATACTACTACTAAGAAGTCTGATGTTGGGAACTACTTTAAGACCGTTCAGGATACTGTATAAGGTACTAAGGATAAGCTTAATAAAATTGTTGCTGATATGAAATCTGATAATAATCCTAATGCTTCTGCAGTTGATACCGCTGTAAAAGCTCTAATTGCTAATACTCTTGATAAGATAATTGATGGTGCTAAAACCGCTAGTGAGGCTATTGGTTCTGATAGCAATCCAATTGCTAATGTTGCTGCTACTAATGCTGATGGAGCTGCTGGGACTGGAGTTGATAGTTTAGTAAAGGGAATTAAGTTAATTGTAGATGTGGTTCTTAAAGAAGGAAATGCTGAAGCTGGGAATGATAAAAAAGCTGAAGATGGCAATACTGCAAGAACTGCTGCTGGTGGTGATGGTGAAGCAGGTAAATTATTTACAGCTGGTGCTGGTGCGGCTGGTGATGCTAACAATTCAAAAAAAGTTGCAGCTGATGCTGCTAAAGCTGTTGGTGCTGTAACTGGCGCTGACATCTTGAAAGCCATGGTTAAAGATAATGGTGATGCTGCTAAATTAGCTACTTCTCAGAATGCTGGTGCTGCCCCTAAAGATGCAACTATTGCAGGAGGTATAGCTTTAAGGGTTATGGCTAAGGATGGTAAATTTGCTGGTCCTAGTGCTGCTGCTGATGATGCTGTTACTGCAGTGAAAGGAGTATCAGTAAGTGCTGTTACTAAGGCATTGGGTACTTTAACTATTGCAATAAGAAACACTATTGATGTGGGACTTAAAACCGTTAAAGATGCTATGAATATTAATACTACTGATACTCCTGTAACCACTGATAATACAACCTCTGAAGCTAAAAACCAATAATCAGAATTAATAACAATATATATAATTAAATAAAGTCATTTTAGGAAAACTATTTCTCTCTTTATGAGGATTGTTTTCCTTTTGTTTTTATCTAGCTTCCCTGGTTAATAAGGAGGCACGTGATAATGAAAAGAATTACTTTAAGTGCGTTATTGATGACTTTATTTTTACTTATGAGTTGTGGTAGTGGCAGTACTAAGTCTGAGGATCCTAAAACCACATTCTTAAACTCTATTGCTAATTTAGGTAAAGGGTTCTTAGATGTTTTTACTTCTCTTTCTGACATGGTTGCTGGCGCTTTTGGTATTAAGGCTGACACTAAAAAGGAAGATATTGGAGCTTATTTCACTAAAATTGCAGAGACTATGACATCTCTTAAAAAGAAATTACAAGATGAAGTTGCAAAAAATGGAAATTATGTAAAGATAAAGACAGCTGTTGATCAGTTTATCACTAACACATTAGATAAAATTGCTGCAGGAGCAAAGGAAGCATCAAAAGGGACTACTAGTGATGCTGTTATTGGAAATGCTGTTAAAGGAGAAGATGCTGCACCTGCAGAAGTTGCAAGCGTAAATGCCCTAGTTAAAGGAATTAAAACCATTGTTGACGTGGTTTTAAAAGATAATGAAGGAAATCCAGATGCTACTAAGACAGCAGAAACTGAGCAAAAATCAATTGGTAAGTTGTTTGGTACTAATGCCGCTGATGGAACAGAAGCACAAGCTGCAGCAGCAAGTGCTTCAATTGGAGCTATAACTGGTGCTGACATTCTAAAAGCTATTGCTAAGTCTGAAGAGGCTAAGGGTGAGCCTACTATTGAGCAATCAAAGAATGCTGCTGAAATTGCTGCTGCTAAGAAAGAAGACAATAAGGATCTTGGGGCTTCAGCAAGAAAGGATGCAGTAATAGCAGCAGGAATAGCACTGAGAGCAATGGCTAAAGATGGTAAACTTGCTGCTAAGACAGGTGAAGATAAATCTGCTCATGCAATAAATGGTGCTGTTGCTAGTGCTGTTGGTAAGACTTTAAGTACTCTAATAATAGCAATAAGAAATACTGTTGATAGTGGTTTAAAGACAATAAGTGCAGCTCTTGCTACAGTTACACAAGAAGATAAGTCTGCAGATTCTACTACACCTACAGATGCAGCAACTGGTGGACAGTAACAATAAAGAATTATTAATAACAATATACATAACTAAATAAAGTTATTTTAGGAAAACTATTCTTTTCATAAGAATTGTTTTCCTTTTTTACTATTTGT
The sequence above is a segment of the Borrelia parkeri genome. Coding sequences within it:
- the bdr gene encoding Bdr family repetitive protein, whose protein sequence is MQDSSLHSVVNTQIFNGHITEEIIYQEFVKMGMQDFVANDLSKRYYRNELTYKDIEYLETTFTLSLKKLKHYYKLKLNL
- a CDS encoding variable large family protein, which gives rise to MMKRITFCALLMTLFLLLSCGSGSAKVEDPKTTFLSSIANLGKGFLDVFTSLSDMVSGAFGIKADTKKSDIGKYFTSIETTMNTVKKKLQEEVANNGNYSKIKTVVDTFITNTLDKIAAGAKEAAKGATGDAIGNATSAGHGATPASKDSVVSLVKGIKTIVEVVLKNNEGSAEATKTAEDDKKDIGNLFINDAGKADAKEENIAKASASIGSVTGADILQAIVKSKEDPKANNTDGIEKATDAAEIAIAPAVANKKEIKEASAKKDAIIAAGIALRAMAKDGKFAAKDEEKSANAVNGVAANAVGKTLSTLIIAIRNTVDSGLKTISEALASVTQEDKSLDSTTPAESTTSGQQ
- a CDS encoding variable large family protein → MKRITLSALLMTLFLLMSCGSGSTKSEDPKTTFLNSIANLGKGFLDVFTSLSDMVAGAFGIKADTKKEDIGAYFTKIAETMTSLKKKLQDEVAKNGNYVKIKTAVDQFITNTLDKIAAGAKEASKGTTSDAVIGNAVKGEDAAPAEVASVNALVKGIKTIVDVVLKDNEGNPDATKTAETEQKSIGKLFGTNAADGTEAQAAAASASIGAITGADILKAIAKSEEAKGEPTIEQSKNAAEIAAAKKEDNKDLGASARKDAVIAAGIALRAMAKDGKLAAKTGEDKSAHAINGAVASAVGKTLSTLIIAIRNTVDSGLKTISAALATVTQEDKSADSTTPTDAATGGQ
- a CDS encoding Vsp/OspC family lipoprotein; amino-acid sequence: MKRITLSALLMTLFLLMSCNNSGTSPKDGQAAKSDGTILDLATITKNITEAVAFAKSVTEIHTLVKSIDDLAKAIGKKIKDGDELDIEAAVNESLVAGAFQVILTVETKLKLLEGPSAKIPDACKKKVTEAKTKSREFLGKLRGATATLGKKGVADNDAKAAIDRIGTSNGDKGVAELIALNTAVDALLTAANDAVTAAINALTTPAKP
- a CDS encoding variable large family protein gives rise to the protein MILELNNNLYFLFLLLSCGSGSTKTEDPQSRFLKSIISLSNDFLNVFTSFADMLGGVLGFNTNTKKSDVGVYFKTVQDTLQGTKDKLNKIVADMKSENNPNAEATDTAVKALITNTLDKIIDGAKTASEAIGTTGDELLGNISDKGAGDNTSHGAGAKSDSVENLIRGVKSIVDVVLKDKGNAEAGTDKKAEDGNTARTNGNAADGEATKLFVGAGNADNAKKSAADAAKAVGAVTGADILKAMVKDDGDTAKLAKNNVAAVNATGRPKDAVIAGAIALRAMAKGGKFANGNAANDISTAVKGIAISAVTKALNALTIAIRNTIDLGLKTVKDAIKFNTTDTTVTTDNQTSETKKN